In the genome of Xanthobacteraceae bacterium, one region contains:
- a CDS encoding ribonuclease activity regulator RraA produces the protein MPLSSELKKTLEKISTATLTTVLLKKGVRSSFMRGPKPLVQGTPRIVGEAFTLRFVPAREDLATPESWASPRSTRGAIEDMPEGVIAVADAMGITTAGIFGDILVARMKVRKVTGLVTDGAVRDGDGVKAVGLPFWCADVAAPPSVAGLTFVNWQEPIGCGGVAVFPGDVIVADNDGAVCVPQKLVEAVAKEAVEQEAFEAWAAEEVLKGAKLPGLYPPNDETKARYEASRRK, from the coding sequence ATGCCGCTCTCCAGCGAATTGAAGAAAACCCTCGAAAAGATTTCCACCGCGACGCTGACGACCGTCCTTTTGAAGAAAGGCGTACGTTCGAGCTTCATGCGCGGGCCGAAGCCGCTGGTGCAGGGCACGCCGCGCATCGTCGGCGAAGCGTTTACGTTGCGCTTCGTGCCCGCGCGCGAAGACCTTGCGACGCCGGAAAGCTGGGCCAGCCCGCGCTCCACGCGCGGCGCAATCGAAGACATGCCGGAAGGGGTGATCGCGGTCGCGGATGCGATGGGCATTACGACCGCTGGCATCTTCGGTGACATCCTGGTCGCGCGCATGAAAGTCAGGAAGGTGACCGGCCTCGTCACCGACGGCGCGGTGCGCGACGGCGACGGCGTGAAAGCGGTCGGGCTGCCGTTCTGGTGCGCGGACGTCGCCGCGCCGCCTTCGGTCGCGGGGCTGACCTTCGTGAACTGGCAGGAGCCAATCGGCTGCGGCGGGGTCGCGGTGTTTCCGGGCGATGTGATCGTCGCCGACAACGATGGCGCGGTCTGCGTGCCGCAGAAACTCGTCGAAGCGGTCGCGAAGGAAGCGGTCGAGCAGGAAGCGTTCGAAGCGTGGGCGGCAGAAGAAGTGCTCAAGGGCGCGAAGCTGCCCGGCCTTTATCCGCCGAACGATGAAACCAAAGCGCGCTACGAGGCTTCTAGGAGGAAATAG
- a CDS encoding aldo/keto reductase, translating to MAFTQTAPANGANIPLLGLGTWQLRDKVCSRIVEQALRLGYRHIDTAQAYENEREVGEGVRNSGLPRNEIFVTTKVWYTNLAPADVLRSARESLARLKLDYVDLLLIHWPNASVPLDQTLSALCKAKRDGITRNIGISNFPVALVQQAVQMATEPIAANQIEMHVYLDQSKVKAACEREGIAVTAYSPIAKGSGSGDPMLAKIGRAHGKSEAQICLRYLVQQGVVVIPRTSKLERLSENAGIFDFELSEAEMTELRGLARPNGRMISPSWAPEWDS from the coding sequence ATGGCTTTCACCCAGACCGCACCCGCGAACGGCGCCAACATTCCGCTGCTTGGCCTCGGCACCTGGCAGCTTCGCGACAAGGTGTGTTCGCGCATCGTCGAACAGGCGTTGCGGCTCGGTTATCGCCACATCGATACCGCGCAGGCCTACGAGAACGAGCGCGAAGTAGGCGAGGGCGTGCGAAACTCCGGGCTGCCGCGCAACGAAATCTTCGTCACCACGAAGGTCTGGTACACGAACCTCGCGCCAGCGGATGTGCTGCGTTCCGCCCGCGAAAGCCTTGCGCGCCTCAAGCTCGATTACGTCGACCTGCTGCTCATTCACTGGCCGAACGCCTCGGTGCCGCTCGACCAGACGTTGAGCGCACTTTGCAAGGCGAAACGCGACGGCATCACCCGCAACATCGGCATCTCCAATTTCCCGGTCGCGCTGGTGCAACAGGCGGTGCAGATGGCGACCGAGCCGATCGCAGCGAACCAGATCGAGATGCACGTCTATCTCGACCAGTCGAAGGTGAAGGCGGCGTGCGAGCGCGAAGGCATCGCGGTCACGGCCTATTCGCCGATTGCGAAAGGTTCGGGCAGCGGCGATCCCATGCTCGCGAAGATCGGCCGCGCGCACGGAAAGTCGGAGGCGCAAATCTGCCTGCGCTATCTCGTGCAGCAGGGCGTGGTCGTGATCCCGCGCACCTCGAAGCTGGAGCGCTTGAGCGAGAACGCCGGGATCTTCGATTTCGAGCTGAGCGAAGCCGAGATGACCGAGCTGCGCGGTCTCGCAAGGCCGAATGGACGGATGATCAGCCCGTCCTGGGCGCCTGAGTGGGACAGCTAG
- a CDS encoding DUF1311 domain-containing protein, translating into MRLFAILVALFVSSGTADAQQKLRADDSRAIQDCLKEQLNSEDRCIGTLARKCAETADPRNFEQSQCWEREQLVWDDILNESYRRLQKQLDEKKRTALRDVQRTWIENRKQTCGYYRTLYEGGPLAIVVTAMCHNQETARRALYMLALIDIAP; encoded by the coding sequence ATGAGACTGTTCGCCATTCTTGTCGCGTTGTTTGTGTCCTCCGGAACGGCAGACGCGCAGCAGAAACTGCGCGCGGACGACAGCCGCGCGATTCAGGATTGCCTGAAAGAGCAACTCAACAGCGAAGATCGTTGCATCGGCACGCTGGCCAGAAAATGCGCGGAAACAGCAGATCCCCGCAACTTCGAACAGTCGCAGTGCTGGGAACGCGAGCAGCTGGTCTGGGACGATATCCTGAACGAAAGCTATCGCCGTCTGCAAAAGCAACTCGACGAGAAGAAGCGCACTGCGCTGCGCGACGTGCAGCGCACATGGATTGAGAACCGCAAGCAGACCTGCGGTTACTATCGCACGCTCTATGAAGGCGGGCCGCTCGCCATCGTCGTGACCGCCATGTGCCATAATCAGGAAACCGCGCGGCGCGCGCTCTACATGCTCGCGCTCATCGACATCGCACCGTAA
- a CDS encoding DUF1311 domain-containing protein, with protein sequence MKKIAIVFFVLFAGCLSATAQEKLSAEDSRAIQDCIKQKTGSNNGSAESCIGIVANPCLDTPDGQSTLGQSECYRREQLVWDDILNETYRRLQGQLEGKLKMGLRDVQRAWIESRKLQCGFYRDVIQGTMAIPIGASCYNTETARRALYLLSLLEL encoded by the coding sequence ATGAAAAAGATCGCGATTGTATTTTTCGTGCTGTTCGCCGGGTGCCTTTCCGCGACGGCGCAGGAGAAGCTCAGCGCGGAAGACAGCCGCGCGATTCAGGATTGCATCAAGCAGAAGACCGGCTCGAACAACGGAAGCGCGGAAAGCTGCATCGGCATCGTCGCCAATCCCTGCCTCGACACGCCCGACGGGCAGTCCACGCTCGGGCAATCGGAATGTTACCGCCGCGAGCAACTGGTCTGGGACGACATTCTGAACGAAACCTATCGTCGCTTGCAGGGCCAGCTTGAGGGCAAACTCAAGATGGGACTGCGCGACGTGCAGCGCGCATGGATCGAGTCGCGCAAGCTGCAATGCGGATTCTATCGCGACGTCATTCAGGGCACGATGGCGATCCCCATCGGTGCCAGTTGCTACAATACCGAAACCGCGCGCCGTGCGCTTTATCTTTTAAGTCTCCTCGAACTTTGA